The region TGGCCGACAGGCGTCCGAGAGGGCCTGACCGAACTGGCCAAGGAGTTCGGCGAGTTCGGAAAGGACTTCGGCAAGAACCTCGGCAAGGACATCGGCCAGGGCCTGGGCAAGGACTTCGGTTTCCCCCGCGCCGGCGGCACCACGGCCCCCGCAGCACCGGAACGGGAGCACCCGGAGTACACGGACACTCCCCCGGACTTCCCGGCCGGCTACGAACCGCCGACCTGGGCCCACGAGGACTCCACCGGCAACCCGGCCCGCGACCTGGACCGCCTCCTAGACCGCTTCCGCGACGACATCCGGGACACGGCCCGCGACCACGGTGTCACGGAACCCCAGGTCCACGAGATCCGCAGCCACCTGTCCGCGGCGGCGGCACTGGTGGAGGCGACCCTGCGGACACCGAAGCCATAAGGGAAAAAGGAGAGGAGGGAGGCTCCCTCCTCAGCCCGCCTTCGCCTCGCCCTCGCCGTACAGCACCCGGCTCAGACCGCCGTACGTGACTCCCTGATCGGCGAGGACCTCTGACGGCACACCCGGGCGGACCGTCAGGGCGAGGAGGATGTGTTCGTCGCCGATCCGGCGGTCCCGACGGGCCACGGCGATGCGCAGGCACCTCTCCAGCACCTCCTTGGCGTCCCGGCTGAAGGATCGGCGCCCCGACGACAACCACCCCCTGCCCTGAGGGTCGCCCGACATCGCGCCGACGCCGTGCACCTCCTCGACGCGGGAGACGATGTCGGACACATCGATTCCGAGCCCGGCGAGGGCATCGGCCTCGGCCTGGGACAGTCCGGCGCGGCGCCGGGCGTCGGCCAGGGCAGCCTTGACCGACTCCTTGCGGTCGGCGAGGCCGAGCGAGGCCAGCGCGAAGGAGGCCCTGCCGGCTTCCCGGTCGAGCAATGCGAGCAGCAGGTGCTCGGCGTCGACAGACCGACTGCCGACGCGCTCGGAGTGCTCGACGGCACCCTGCACCACAGCGCGCGCATCGCTCGTGAACCGTTCGAACATCACTGCCTCCCGTGTTTCTTGTGGACGGCCTGCCTGCTGACACCGAGTTCCGCGGCGATCTCCTGCCACGACCAGCCCTGGTTGCGCGCACTGCGCACCTGCACGGACTCCAACTGCTCGACCAGCTTCCGCAGCGCGGAGACGGCTCGCAGTCCGATCCGCGGGTCACGGTCACCCGCGCGCTCGGCGAGATCTGTTGCTTCGGTCATGACGTCAACATAGGTTGACACTATCGAGCCCGTCAACCCTGGTTGACATCTCGGCATCTCGGGGTGTCGCGAACATGCGAACGGCGGGCCCGGAGACCCGGGCCCGCCGCAGCCGAACGGAGGTCAGCACATGCCGGTGATCAGGACATGGTCAGGACGATCTTGCCGAACTGGTCGCCGGATTCGAGGCGTTCGAAGCCCTCGCGGGCCCGGTCCAGCGGAAGCACCTCGTCGATGACGGGGCGTACGCCGGTGGCGGCGCAGAAGGACAGCAGGTCCTCCAGTTCGTCCTTCGTACCCATCGTCGAGCCGACGACCTTGAGTTCGAGGAAGAAGATGCGGGTCAGTTCGGCGTGCGAGGGGCGGTCCCCGCTGGTGGCGCCGGAGATGACGAGGGTGCCGCCGGGCCGCAGCGACTTGACCGAGTGCGACCAGGTGGCCGCCCCGACCGTCTCGATCACGGCGTCCACGCGCTGCGGCAGCCGCGCCCCGGACTCCACCGCCTCGACGGCGCCCAGCTCCAGCGCCCGCTTCCGCTTCGCCTCGTCCCGGCTGGTTGCGAAGACCCGCAGCCCCGCCGCCTTGCCGAGCACGATCGCGGCGGTCGCGACACCGCCACCGGCGCCCTGCACCAGTACCGAGTCGCCGGGGCGTACGCCAGCGTTGGTGAAGAGCATGCGGTACGCCGTCAGCCAGGCCGTGGGCAGACAGGCCGCCTCCGCGAAGGAGAGCTCCTTGGGCTTGGGCAGGACGTTCCAGGCCGGTACGGCGACCTGCTCGGCGAAGGTGCCCTGGTAGCGCTCGGTGAGGATGGAACGGGGTTCCTTGGGGCCGACGCCGTGGCCGGTCTGGCCGATGACGGAGTGCAGGACGACCTCGTTGCCGTCCGCGTCGACGCCGGCGGCGTCACAGCCGAGGATCATCGGCAGACGGTCCTCGGGGAGTCCGACTCCACGCAGGGACCAGAGGTCGTGGTGGTTGAGCGAGGCGGCCCTGACGTCGACCGTCGTCCAGCCGGGACGCGCCTCGGGGGCTGGGCGGTCACCCAACTCCAGCCCGTCGAGCGGATGGTCGGGGTCGATGCGGGCGGCGTAGGCAGCGAACATGACCTTGACGATAGGGGGCGTGGCGGGCCGGGGGAACGACACGGCGCTGTGACACACGCCCTGTTGAGTTTCGCCCCCGCCACCCTTACCAATCCCAGCACGGCCCCGCACCCCCAGCCCGTCCGGCACCTCTCCAGCCCCGGCCCGCACCCCCAAACCCGTCCGGCGCTTGAGGACGAGGCCCGCACCCCCAGCCCGTCCGGCGCTTGAGGACAAAGCCCGCACCCCCAGCCCGTCCGGCGTTTGAGGACGAGGCCCGTTCAGGGACGACAGGGGGGTCTGGGGGCGCAGCCCCCAGGGATGGGACGGGTAGGGGCGGCGGGGGCGAGATGACCCCGCCGCCACGGACGGAGCCACCCCTGAAAACAACCCTCAGCGCCGAGCGACACCCTCGGCCCGAGCCGCCGCGGCGACCGCCGCGGTAACGGCAGGAGCCACC is a window of Streptomyces sp. B21-083 DNA encoding:
- a CDS encoding Clp protease N-terminal domain-containing protein is translated as MFERFTSDARAVVQGAVEHSERVGSRSVDAEHLLLALLDREAGRASFALASLGLADRKESVKAALADARRRAGLSQAEADALAGLGIDVSDIVSRVEEVHGVGAMSGDPQGRGWLSSGRRSFSRDAKEVLERCLRIAVARRDRRIGDEHILLALTVRPGVPSEVLADQGVTYGGLSRVLYGEGEAKAG
- a CDS encoding helix-turn-helix domain-containing protein — translated: MTEATDLAERAGDRDPRIGLRAVSALRKLVEQLESVQVRSARNQGWSWQEIAAELGVSRQAVHKKHGRQ
- a CDS encoding zinc-binding dehydrogenase, producing the protein MFAAYAARIDPDHPLDGLELGDRPAPEARPGWTTVDVRAASLNHHDLWSLRGVGLPEDRLPMILGCDAAGVDADGNEVVLHSVIGQTGHGVGPKEPRSILTERYQGTFAEQVAVPAWNVLPKPKELSFAEAACLPTAWLTAYRMLFTNAGVRPGDSVLVQGAGGGVATAAIVLGKAAGLRVFATSRDEAKRKRALELGAVEAVESGARLPQRVDAVIETVGAATWSHSVKSLRPGGTLVISGATSGDRPSHAELTRIFFLELKVVGSTMGTKDELEDLLSFCAATGVRPVIDEVLPLDRAREGFERLESGDQFGKIVLTMS